In Oncorhynchus mykiss isolate Arlee chromosome 1, USDA_OmykA_1.1, whole genome shotgun sequence, the following proteins share a genomic window:
- the eps15l1a gene encoding epidermal growth factor receptor substrate 15-like 1 isoform X7, with protein sequence MAALTSLTQLSSGNPVYENFYRQVDPGNTGRVGPTEAALFLKKSGLPDVTLGKIWDLADPDGKGFLDKQGFYVALRLVACAQSGQDVSLTSLNLTIPPPKFKDTSSPSLSTSSVSSEPHWAVRPEEKSKFDGIFESLAPVSGLLSGDKVKPVLINSKLPLDVLGKVWDLSDIDKDGHLDRDEFAVAMHLVYRALEKEPVPSVLPSSLIPPNKRKKSLVGSLPGTVPVLPASPPPPKDSLRSTPSHGSMNSLNSAGSLSPKHTLKSVQHSVNWVVPVTDRGRFDEIFLKTDLDLDGFVSGMEVKDIFMHSGLPQNLLAHIWALADTRQMGKLTREQFALAMHFIQQKVSKGMDPPQALTPDMIPPSERGTPVPVCTTPSHSMSGYVTPVSSEMAALSEMRRDSSSSVGSGSEFTGIKELDDISQEIAQLQSNLAFTHWNALREKFTLEQDIRDAEEAIRHKSSEVQEMQNDLDRETCSLQELEAQKQDAQERLEEMDQQKAKLEDMLNDVRIQCNEESQMISSLQNQIHSQETDLQSQEEELSRAKADLNRLQLEESQMEQSLTAGKFQLETIIRSLKATQDEINQARSKLSQIQDSQQEMNKSIEQYNSTLNGTHRGSMTNLADMSEGFPDRENGDFGAVEDPFKVNTSGFNSVPQEMHTDPFHSEDPFKTDPFKGDPFQNDPFAKQSSLPAAADLSLHPDPFGGDPFKETDPFKASSEDFFKKTTIKADPFSTTDPFSKSATLPTKTSHFTSSTDPFLSISPKPTRGPGPDLFGTLDPFGSSTAFGGSNSSFGSISNSGFADFSQMSKIRDPMEGRGGFPEYQQSGFVEDPFSRNQDGPALPPKMSVPPRPKPPSGKSSPVNLPGGAGDLAKPCDPFQPFGSDAIDPFQSKKVVGDPFSGKDPFAPSASIWK encoded by the exons CTGTCAAGTGGGAACCCTGTGTACGAGAACTTTTATAGAcag GTGGACCCAGGAAACACGGGGAGAGTAGGGCCCACGGAAGCTGCGTTGTTCCTGAAGAAATCTGGCCTTCCTGATGTCACCTTGGGAAAG ATCTGGGATTTGGCAGACCCAGATGGGAAAGGGTTCTTGGACAAACAG GGGTTCTATGTAGCTCTGCGGTTGGTGGCCTGTGCACAGAGCGGACAAGACGTCAGCCTCACTAGTCTGAACCTCACTATCCCTCCCCCAAAATTT AAGGACACTAGCAGCCCATCGCTCAGCACATCATCGGTCTCTAGTGAACCCCACTGGGCTGTGAGG CCCGAAGAAAAGAGTAAATTCGATGGGATATTTGAAAGTCTTGCACCAGTCAGTGGACTGCTCTCTGGTGACAAAGTAAAACCAGTTCTAATCAACTCAAAACTACCTCTGGACGTGTTAGGAAAGGTTTGGGATCTTAGTGACATTGATAAAGATGGACATCTGGATCGAGATGAGTTTGCTGTG GCCATGCACCTGGTCTATCGGGCCCTGGAGAAGGAGCCGGTCCCCTctgttctcccctcctctctcatccctcctaacAAGAGGAAGAAGTCTCTGGTTGGCTCCCTCCCTGGCACTGTGCCTGTGCTGCCCGCCAGCCCCCCGCCCCCCAAGGACAGCCTGCGCTCCACCCCTTCCCACGGCAGCATGAACTCCCTCAACAGTGCCGGCAGCCTTtcccccaaacacacactcaaatctgtgcag CACTCAGTGAACTGGGTGGTCCCGGTGACAGACAGAGGACGCTTTGATGAAATCTTCCTGAAGACAGACTTGGATCTGGATGGCTTTGTCAGCGGAATGGAAGTCAAGGACATCTTCATGCACTCAGGGCTGCCCCAGAATCTACTGGCACATATATG GGCCCTGGCAGACACCAGGCAGATGGGGAAGCTGACGCGGGAGCAGTTTGCTCTGGCCATGCACTTCATCCAGCAGAAAGTCAGCAAAGGCATGGACCCTCCTCAGGCCCTGACCCCTGACATGATCCCTCCTTCAGAGAGAGGCACTCCCGTTCCAGTGTGTACCACTCCCTCCCAT AGTATGTCTGGGTATGTGACCCCTGTGAGCTCTGAGATGGCTGCTCTGTCTGAGATGAGGCGG GACAGCTCCAGTTCTGTTGGGTCAGGGTCAGAGTTCACTGGAATCAAGGAGCTTGATGACATCAGTCAAGAGATCGCTCAGCTGCAGAG CAATCTTGCTTTTACACACTGGAATGCTCTCAG ggagaAATTCACCCTGGAGCAGGACATTAGAGATGCTGAGGAGGCCATCAGACACAAGTCCTCAGAGGTGCAG GAGATGCAGAACGACCTGGACAGAGAGACGTGCAGTCTGCAGGAGCTGGAGGCCCAGAAGCAGGATGCCCAGGAGCGGCTGGAGGAGATGGATCAGCAGAAGGCCAAGCTGGAGGACATGCTCAACGACGTCAGGATCCAGTGCAACGAGGAGTCCCAAATG ATCTCATCTCTGCAGAACCAGATCCACTCCCAGGAGACAGACCTGCAGAGCCAGGAGGAGGAACTGAGCCGAGCTAAAGCAGACCTGAACCGGCTGCAGTTGGAGGAGAGCCAGATGGAACAGAGCCTGACTGCCGGCAAGTTCCAGCTGGAGACCATCATCAGGTCCCTCAAAGCTACCCAGGACGAGATCAACCAG GCTCGCAGTAAGCTGTCTCAGATCCAGGACAGCCAGCAGGAGATGAATAAGAGCATTGAGCAGTACAACAGCACCTTAAATGGGACACACAGAGGCAGCATGACCAACCTGGCTGACATGAGCGAGGGATTCCCCGACCGCGAGAACGGAGACTTCGGCGCCGTG GAGGACCCGTTCAAGGTGAATACATCTGGGTTCAATAGCGTCCCTCAGGAGATGCACACAGACCCTTTTCACTCCGAAGACCCCTTCAAGACAGACCCGTTCAAAG GTGACCCCTTCCAAAATGACCCTTTTGCAAAGCAGTCATCACTACCAGCCGCTGCAG atctctctctccacccagacCCCTTTGGGGGGGACCCCTTCAAAGAGACGGACCCCTTCAAGGCCTCGTCAGAAGACTTCTTCAAGAAGACCACCATCAAGGCAGACCCCTTCAGCACCACCGACCCTTTCAGTAAAAGTGCCACCCTCCCCACCAAG ACAAGTCATTTTACAAGCAGCACAGACCCTTTCTTATCCATTAGCCCAAAACCCACCAGAGGCCCAGGACCAG ATCTCTTTGGTACTCTGGACCCCTTTGGAAGCAGCACTGCTTTTGGAGGCAGTAACAGCTCATTTGGCAGTATCAGTAACAGTGGGTTCGCAGACTTCAGCCAAATGTCAAAGATCAGAGACCCAATGGAAGGAAGAGGAGGTTTCCCAGAATACCAGCAG tcGGGGTTTGTGGAGGACCCATTCAGTAGGAATCAGGACGGCCCAGCTCTGCCGCCCAAGATGAGTGTTCCCCCCAGACCCAAACCTCCCAGTG GTAAAAGCAGCCCTGTCAACTTGCCTGGAGGAGCGGGTGACTTGGCCAAGCCCTGCGACCCCTTCCAGCCGTTCGGCAGTGACGCCATCGACCCATTTCAGAGTAAAAAGGTGGTCGGAGACCCCTTTAGTGGCAAAGACCCTTTTGCTCCTTCTGCCTCAA TTTGGAAATGA
- the eps15l1a gene encoding epidermal growth factor receptor substrate 15-like 1 isoform X2, with amino-acid sequence MAALTSLTQLSSGNPVYENFYRQVDPGNTGRVGPTEAALFLKKSGLPDVTLGKIWDLADPDGKGFLDKQGFYVALRLVACAQSGQDVSLTSLNLTIPPPKFKDTSSPSLSTSSVSSEPHWAVRPEEKSKFDGIFESLAPVSGLLSGDKVKPVLINSKLPLDVLGKVWDLSDIDKDGHLDRDEFAVAMHLVYRALEKEPVPSVLPSSLIPPNKRKKSLVGSLPGTVPVLPASPPPPKDSLRSTPSHGSMNSLNSAGSLSPKHTLKSVQHSVNWVVPVTDRGRFDEIFLKTDLDLDGFVSGMEVKDIFMHSGLPQNLLAHIWALADTRQMGKLTREQFALAMHFIQQKVSKGMDPPQALTPDMIPPSERGTPVPSMSGYVTPVSSEMAALSEMRRDSSSSVGSGSEFTGIKELDDISQEIAQLQSNLAFTHWNALREKFTLEQDIRDAEEAIRHKSSEVQEMQNDLDRETCSLQELEAQKQDAQERLEEMDQQKAKLEDMLNDVRIQCNEESQMISSLQNQIHSQETDLQSQEEELSRAKADLNRLQLEESQMEQSLTAGKFQLETIIRSLKATQDEINQARSKLSQIQDSQQEMNKSIEQYNSTLNGTHRGSMTNLADMSEGFPDRENGDFGAVEDPFKVNTSGFNSVPQEMHTDPFHSEDPFKTDPFKGDPFQNDPFAKQSSLPAAADLSLHPDPFGGDPFKETDPFKASSEDFFKKTTIKADPFSTTDPFSKSATLPTKTSHFTSSTDPFLSISPKPTRGPGPDLFGTLDPFGSSTAFGGSNSSFGSISNSGFADFSQMSKIRDPMEGRGGFPEYQQSGFVEDPFSRNQDGPALPPKMSVPPRPKPPSGKSSPVNLPGGAGDLAKPCDPFQPFGSDAIDPFQSKKVVGDPFSGKDPFAPSASSKASKDSSLGFADFSSFGNEAQQLEWAKRESERAERERLKRLRQQEQEDLELAIALSKAEMSHG; translated from the exons CTGTCAAGTGGGAACCCTGTGTACGAGAACTTTTATAGAcag GTGGACCCAGGAAACACGGGGAGAGTAGGGCCCACGGAAGCTGCGTTGTTCCTGAAGAAATCTGGCCTTCCTGATGTCACCTTGGGAAAG ATCTGGGATTTGGCAGACCCAGATGGGAAAGGGTTCTTGGACAAACAG GGGTTCTATGTAGCTCTGCGGTTGGTGGCCTGTGCACAGAGCGGACAAGACGTCAGCCTCACTAGTCTGAACCTCACTATCCCTCCCCCAAAATTT AAGGACACTAGCAGCCCATCGCTCAGCACATCATCGGTCTCTAGTGAACCCCACTGGGCTGTGAGG CCCGAAGAAAAGAGTAAATTCGATGGGATATTTGAAAGTCTTGCACCAGTCAGTGGACTGCTCTCTGGTGACAAAGTAAAACCAGTTCTAATCAACTCAAAACTACCTCTGGACGTGTTAGGAAAGGTTTGGGATCTTAGTGACATTGATAAAGATGGACATCTGGATCGAGATGAGTTTGCTGTG GCCATGCACCTGGTCTATCGGGCCCTGGAGAAGGAGCCGGTCCCCTctgttctcccctcctctctcatccctcctaacAAGAGGAAGAAGTCTCTGGTTGGCTCCCTCCCTGGCACTGTGCCTGTGCTGCCCGCCAGCCCCCCGCCCCCCAAGGACAGCCTGCGCTCCACCCCTTCCCACGGCAGCATGAACTCCCTCAACAGTGCCGGCAGCCTTtcccccaaacacacactcaaatctgtgcag CACTCAGTGAACTGGGTGGTCCCGGTGACAGACAGAGGACGCTTTGATGAAATCTTCCTGAAGACAGACTTGGATCTGGATGGCTTTGTCAGCGGAATGGAAGTCAAGGACATCTTCATGCACTCAGGGCTGCCCCAGAATCTACTGGCACATATATG GGCCCTGGCAGACACCAGGCAGATGGGGAAGCTGACGCGGGAGCAGTTTGCTCTGGCCATGCACTTCATCCAGCAGAAAGTCAGCAAAGGCATGGACCCTCCTCAGGCCCTGACCCCTGACATGATCCCTCCTTCAGAGAGAGGCACTCCCGTTCCA AGTATGTCTGGGTATGTGACCCCTGTGAGCTCTGAGATGGCTGCTCTGTCTGAGATGAGGCGG GACAGCTCCAGTTCTGTTGGGTCAGGGTCAGAGTTCACTGGAATCAAGGAGCTTGATGACATCAGTCAAGAGATCGCTCAGCTGCAGAG CAATCTTGCTTTTACACACTGGAATGCTCTCAG ggagaAATTCACCCTGGAGCAGGACATTAGAGATGCTGAGGAGGCCATCAGACACAAGTCCTCAGAGGTGCAG GAGATGCAGAACGACCTGGACAGAGAGACGTGCAGTCTGCAGGAGCTGGAGGCCCAGAAGCAGGATGCCCAGGAGCGGCTGGAGGAGATGGATCAGCAGAAGGCCAAGCTGGAGGACATGCTCAACGACGTCAGGATCCAGTGCAACGAGGAGTCCCAAATG ATCTCATCTCTGCAGAACCAGATCCACTCCCAGGAGACAGACCTGCAGAGCCAGGAGGAGGAACTGAGCCGAGCTAAAGCAGACCTGAACCGGCTGCAGTTGGAGGAGAGCCAGATGGAACAGAGCCTGACTGCCGGCAAGTTCCAGCTGGAGACCATCATCAGGTCCCTCAAAGCTACCCAGGACGAGATCAACCAG GCTCGCAGTAAGCTGTCTCAGATCCAGGACAGCCAGCAGGAGATGAATAAGAGCATTGAGCAGTACAACAGCACCTTAAATGGGACACACAGAGGCAGCATGACCAACCTGGCTGACATGAGCGAGGGATTCCCCGACCGCGAGAACGGAGACTTCGGCGCCGTG GAGGACCCGTTCAAGGTGAATACATCTGGGTTCAATAGCGTCCCTCAGGAGATGCACACAGACCCTTTTCACTCCGAAGACCCCTTCAAGACAGACCCGTTCAAAG GTGACCCCTTCCAAAATGACCCTTTTGCAAAGCAGTCATCACTACCAGCCGCTGCAG atctctctctccacccagacCCCTTTGGGGGGGACCCCTTCAAAGAGACGGACCCCTTCAAGGCCTCGTCAGAAGACTTCTTCAAGAAGACCACCATCAAGGCAGACCCCTTCAGCACCACCGACCCTTTCAGTAAAAGTGCCACCCTCCCCACCAAG ACAAGTCATTTTACAAGCAGCACAGACCCTTTCTTATCCATTAGCCCAAAACCCACCAGAGGCCCAGGACCAG ATCTCTTTGGTACTCTGGACCCCTTTGGAAGCAGCACTGCTTTTGGAGGCAGTAACAGCTCATTTGGCAGTATCAGTAACAGTGGGTTCGCAGACTTCAGCCAAATGTCAAAGATCAGAGACCCAATGGAAGGAAGAGGAGGTTTCCCAGAATACCAGCAG tcGGGGTTTGTGGAGGACCCATTCAGTAGGAATCAGGACGGCCCAGCTCTGCCGCCCAAGATGAGTGTTCCCCCCAGACCCAAACCTCCCAGTG GTAAAAGCAGCCCTGTCAACTTGCCTGGAGGAGCGGGTGACTTGGCCAAGCCCTGCGACCCCTTCCAGCCGTTCGGCAGTGACGCCATCGACCCATTTCAGAGTAAAAAGGTGGTCGGAGACCCCTTTAGTGGCAAAGACCCTTTTGCTCCTTCTGCCTCAAGTAAAGCCTCTAAAGACTCTTCCTTGGGTTTTGCAGACTTCAGTTCT TTTGGAAATGAGGCTCAGCAACTGGAGTGggcgaagagagagagtgagcgagcggAGCGGGAGCGGCTGAAGAGGCTCCGGCAGCAGGAGCAAGAGGACTTAGAGCTGGCCATCGCTCTCAGCAAGGCCGAGATGTCCCACGGGTGa
- the eps15l1a gene encoding epidermal growth factor receptor substrate 15-like 1 isoform X6, which produces MAALTSLTQLSSGNPVYENFYRQVDPGNTGRVGPTEAALFLKKSGLPDVTLGKIWDLADPDGKGFLDKQGFYVALRLVACAQSGQDVSLTSLNLTIPPPKFKDTSSPSLSTSSVSSEPHWAVRPEEKSKFDGIFESLAPVSGLLSGDKVKPVLINSKLPLDVLGKVWDLSDIDKDGHLDRDEFAVAMHLVYRALEKEPVPSVLPSSLIPPNKRKKSLVGSLPGTVPVLPASPPPPKDSLRSTPSHGSMNSLNSAGSLSPKHTLKSVQHSVNWVVPVTDRGRFDEIFLKTDLDLDGFVSGMEVKDIFMHSGLPQNLLAHIWALADTRQMGKLTREQFALAMHFIQQKVSKGMDPPQALTPDMIPPSERGTPVPVCTTPSHSMSGYVTPVSSEMAALSEMRRDSSSSVGSGSEFTGIKELDDISQEIAQLQSNLAFTHWNALREKFTLEQDIRDAEEAIRHKSSEVQEMQNDLDRETCSLQELEAQKQDAQERLEEMDQQKAKLEDMLNDVRIQCNEESQMISSLQNQIHSQETDLQSQEEELSRAKADLNRLQLEESQMEQSLTAGKFQLETIIRSLKATQDEINQARSKLSQIQDSQQEMNKSIEQYNSTLNGTHRGSMTNLADMSEGFPDRENGDFGAVEDPFKVNTSGFNSVPQEMHTDPFHSEDPFKTDPFKGDPFQNDPFAKQSSLPAAADLSLHPDPFGGDPFKETDPFKASSEDFFKKTTIKADPFSTTDPFSKSATLPTKTSHFTSSTDPFLSISPKPTRGPGPDLFGTLDPFGSSTAFGGSNSSFGSISNSGFADFSQMSKIRDPMEGRGGFPEYQQSGFVEDPFSRNQDGPALPPKMSVPPRPKPPSGKSSPVNLPGGAGDLAKPCDPFQPFGSDAIDPFQSKKVVGDPFSGKDPFAPSASSKASKDSSLGFADFSSDQKRLSLEMRLSNWSGRRERVSERSGSG; this is translated from the exons CTGTCAAGTGGGAACCCTGTGTACGAGAACTTTTATAGAcag GTGGACCCAGGAAACACGGGGAGAGTAGGGCCCACGGAAGCTGCGTTGTTCCTGAAGAAATCTGGCCTTCCTGATGTCACCTTGGGAAAG ATCTGGGATTTGGCAGACCCAGATGGGAAAGGGTTCTTGGACAAACAG GGGTTCTATGTAGCTCTGCGGTTGGTGGCCTGTGCACAGAGCGGACAAGACGTCAGCCTCACTAGTCTGAACCTCACTATCCCTCCCCCAAAATTT AAGGACACTAGCAGCCCATCGCTCAGCACATCATCGGTCTCTAGTGAACCCCACTGGGCTGTGAGG CCCGAAGAAAAGAGTAAATTCGATGGGATATTTGAAAGTCTTGCACCAGTCAGTGGACTGCTCTCTGGTGACAAAGTAAAACCAGTTCTAATCAACTCAAAACTACCTCTGGACGTGTTAGGAAAGGTTTGGGATCTTAGTGACATTGATAAAGATGGACATCTGGATCGAGATGAGTTTGCTGTG GCCATGCACCTGGTCTATCGGGCCCTGGAGAAGGAGCCGGTCCCCTctgttctcccctcctctctcatccctcctaacAAGAGGAAGAAGTCTCTGGTTGGCTCCCTCCCTGGCACTGTGCCTGTGCTGCCCGCCAGCCCCCCGCCCCCCAAGGACAGCCTGCGCTCCACCCCTTCCCACGGCAGCATGAACTCCCTCAACAGTGCCGGCAGCCTTtcccccaaacacacactcaaatctgtgcag CACTCAGTGAACTGGGTGGTCCCGGTGACAGACAGAGGACGCTTTGATGAAATCTTCCTGAAGACAGACTTGGATCTGGATGGCTTTGTCAGCGGAATGGAAGTCAAGGACATCTTCATGCACTCAGGGCTGCCCCAGAATCTACTGGCACATATATG GGCCCTGGCAGACACCAGGCAGATGGGGAAGCTGACGCGGGAGCAGTTTGCTCTGGCCATGCACTTCATCCAGCAGAAAGTCAGCAAAGGCATGGACCCTCCTCAGGCCCTGACCCCTGACATGATCCCTCCTTCAGAGAGAGGCACTCCCGTTCCAGTGTGTACCACTCCCTCCCAT AGTATGTCTGGGTATGTGACCCCTGTGAGCTCTGAGATGGCTGCTCTGTCTGAGATGAGGCGG GACAGCTCCAGTTCTGTTGGGTCAGGGTCAGAGTTCACTGGAATCAAGGAGCTTGATGACATCAGTCAAGAGATCGCTCAGCTGCAGAG CAATCTTGCTTTTACACACTGGAATGCTCTCAG ggagaAATTCACCCTGGAGCAGGACATTAGAGATGCTGAGGAGGCCATCAGACACAAGTCCTCAGAGGTGCAG GAGATGCAGAACGACCTGGACAGAGAGACGTGCAGTCTGCAGGAGCTGGAGGCCCAGAAGCAGGATGCCCAGGAGCGGCTGGAGGAGATGGATCAGCAGAAGGCCAAGCTGGAGGACATGCTCAACGACGTCAGGATCCAGTGCAACGAGGAGTCCCAAATG ATCTCATCTCTGCAGAACCAGATCCACTCCCAGGAGACAGACCTGCAGAGCCAGGAGGAGGAACTGAGCCGAGCTAAAGCAGACCTGAACCGGCTGCAGTTGGAGGAGAGCCAGATGGAACAGAGCCTGACTGCCGGCAAGTTCCAGCTGGAGACCATCATCAGGTCCCTCAAAGCTACCCAGGACGAGATCAACCAG GCTCGCAGTAAGCTGTCTCAGATCCAGGACAGCCAGCAGGAGATGAATAAGAGCATTGAGCAGTACAACAGCACCTTAAATGGGACACACAGAGGCAGCATGACCAACCTGGCTGACATGAGCGAGGGATTCCCCGACCGCGAGAACGGAGACTTCGGCGCCGTG GAGGACCCGTTCAAGGTGAATACATCTGGGTTCAATAGCGTCCCTCAGGAGATGCACACAGACCCTTTTCACTCCGAAGACCCCTTCAAGACAGACCCGTTCAAAG GTGACCCCTTCCAAAATGACCCTTTTGCAAAGCAGTCATCACTACCAGCCGCTGCAG atctctctctccacccagacCCCTTTGGGGGGGACCCCTTCAAAGAGACGGACCCCTTCAAGGCCTCGTCAGAAGACTTCTTCAAGAAGACCACCATCAAGGCAGACCCCTTCAGCACCACCGACCCTTTCAGTAAAAGTGCCACCCTCCCCACCAAG ACAAGTCATTTTACAAGCAGCACAGACCCTTTCTTATCCATTAGCCCAAAACCCACCAGAGGCCCAGGACCAG ATCTCTTTGGTACTCTGGACCCCTTTGGAAGCAGCACTGCTTTTGGAGGCAGTAACAGCTCATTTGGCAGTATCAGTAACAGTGGGTTCGCAGACTTCAGCCAAATGTCAAAGATCAGAGACCCAATGGAAGGAAGAGGAGGTTTCCCAGAATACCAGCAG tcGGGGTTTGTGGAGGACCCATTCAGTAGGAATCAGGACGGCCCAGCTCTGCCGCCCAAGATGAGTGTTCCCCCCAGACCCAAACCTCCCAGTG GTAAAAGCAGCCCTGTCAACTTGCCTGGAGGAGCGGGTGACTTGGCCAAGCCCTGCGACCCCTTCCAGCCGTTCGGCAGTGACGCCATCGACCCATTTCAGAGTAAAAAGGTGGTCGGAGACCCCTTTAGTGGCAAAGACCCTTTTGCTCCTTCTGCCTCAAGTAAAGCCTCTAAAGACTCTTCCTTGGGTTTTGCAGACTTCAGTTCT GACCAGAAAAGGTTAAG TTTGGAAATGAGGCTCAGCAACTGGAGTGggcgaagagagagagtgagcgagcggAGCGGGAGCGGCTGA